In Halobacteria archaeon AArc-dxtr1, the sequence CCCACCCCGAGTCTTCGCATCGACACGCATGATGCGTGCGCCGAGATGTAACGTGAGACTACGTAGCACGGGAGGTGTCACACGCAAGCATCACCGGCTTGCCGCAGGTCGTCGTTTCTGTGTTTGCAATGTGTGCACAGTTCAGTGACGACGACGTTGGGAAAAGCGTCGTCAACGAGAACGGCGATGAAGTTGGAATCGTCACCGCAGTCGAACACGGTACTGCCCATGTCAAACCGGACCCAGGTGTGACGGACACGATCAAAGCAAAGCTGGGCTGGCAGGGGACTGACGACGAATCCTATCCCCTTCAGGAGCCGGCAATCGCTAGTGTGACCGACGATGCGGTCCACCTCCAGGGAGACCTCGGCGGGACGAGTACGGGCCGTGGCACCGATACGACAGGAAGCAGGGAGGGGACCACCTCGGTCGGCGACGACTCTGGAACGAGAACGGACGAACCGGGATCGATGACTGGACAACCCGGAATTAGCGACCACGATTCACAGACAACTGGAAGCGAAGCAGCCGGTGGCAGTAGCGTCATCAGTAGCGACGACGATGACAGCATGCTCGGCGATGACGATGACAGCATGATCGGCGACGACGATGACAGCATGCTCGGCGATGACGATGACAGCATGATCGGCGACGACGATGACAGCATGCTCGGGGACGATGATAGTCGTGTTGGAGACGATGACGACGGTCTCATCGGGGACGACGATGACAGCATGATCGGCGATGACGACGACAGCATGCTCGGTGACGATGATGATAGCCGAATTGGGGACGACGACGACAGCATGATCGGGGACGACGACAGTCGTGTTGGAGACGACGACGACGGTCTCATCGGTGACGATGACGACGACCTCATTGGCGACGACGATGACAGCATGCTCGGCGACGACGATGACAGTCGAATCGGGGACGACGATGACGACGACCTCATCGATGACGATACTCGATAAGACGAGTCGAGAATCACTCGAGTGACGGGAACGCGTGGACGAACTGGTTTTACGCGTGGGGCGTCGAGAGGGGTGTATGCACGGCGTGGTCACGCGCAACGCGGCGGAACTGGAGTGGGGATCGTTCGACCGCGGATTCTTCGAGGCCAAAGACGTCGCAGGCCGGCAGGAACAACCGGTCGAGAACGGCGTGAACATGGTCTCGTGTTTCGCCGACAACGCCGCCGCCGACGCCGAGCCGTCGCTCGTGCCGGTCGACGACGAGGGAAATCGAGCGACGCGCGAACAGCCCTACTTCGACTGGGCGTACATCTGCCCGAGCGATCCTGACTACCGTCGCGGACTGCTCGAGATCGTCGAGGAGTGTGGGGCAGCAAGCGGCGACGTCCGTCTGGACGACGTCGGCTTTCCGCGCGGAGAGTACTGCCACTGCGAGCGCTGCCGGGAGGCGTTTGCCGCCTCCGAGTACGACGATCGCCACGAGTGGCGCGCGAGCGTCATCACCGCTTTCGTCGCCGATGCCACAGCGCGGATTCCGGGTCGAACCTATCTCACACTGTATCCCGACCCCTATCCAGGCCACCTCTACGAGCGGGCAGGACTGGACCTGGAGGCGCTCTCAGCTCACGTCGACGAATTCATCGTTCCAATTTACGACACTCACTACGGAACGACCTACTGGCTCGAGACGATCGCGAAGGGGTTCCAGAGCGCCCTTTCGAAGCCGTTCAGCGTCGAACTCTACGCGGTCGACGTCGACATCGACAATCTGGTTCGCGCGACAGCCGTCGCCGAGGCGTACGCAGACGCCGTCCTCTTTGGCTACGATGCGAGCAACGCCCGCGCGACAATCAGGCGAATGCAGGCCGACGAGCGAGACGGCGTCTCTCATGGCTCACCGTCCTAACGGCTGTTACCCAACCAGCGATACTCGGCAGCGAAGAATAGTTCGAGCGCCACGCGACCGCGAACGGCGCGGGGATCGGGGTTACTCGGTCGGTTCGTATTCGACGTCGATTTCGGAGGGGCCGCTGAAGACGACCTTCCAGAGGACGGCAACTACCACCAGCGCGACCAGGATTTTGAGTGTCCGGGACATATCAGTTTAGTCAACGCAGCGAGTGTACTTAGGAATTCTGTTAGTTCACGCACGATGAGGGGCAGTCAGGCATCGATCAGCGACGCAAACGCCTCTCTGACGATCGTCCCACAGTACGCACAGCGGACGCCGCCCTCGAGGACGTCAAAGCGCGAGTCGACCGGTTCGTTGCCGCCGGTGATACAGCCGGGGTTCGGACACGAGAGGACGCCCTCGACGACATCGGGGCGCTCGACGCGGTGTTTCCCGACGACTTCGTACTCGCGGACGATGTTGATCGTCGCGTCGGGCGCGATCAACGAGAGAACGTCGACCTCGTCCTGGCTCAACTCGCGCCCCTCGACTTTTACGATGTCCTTTCGACCGAGTCGCTCTGAGGGGACGTTCATCCCCACCGAGAGCTCCTCACCCTCGCTGCCGTCGATCCCAAGAATCGCGAGTACGTTTAATGCCTGGCCGCCACGGACGTGGTCGATGACGGTTCCGCTGTGGATCTTGCTGACCCGCAGGTGCTCGTCGTCAGCGCTGTGTTCCTCAGTCATCGGAATCACCCAGAAGACGGTCGAGCAGCGCCATCCGAACGGGGACGCCGTTGTGTGCCTGATCGAAGTACGCCGCGTGATCGGTGTCGTCGATCTCGGGGGCGATTTCGTCGACCCGGGGGAGCGGGTGCATCACGGTCAGATCGTCGCGCGCTGATTCGAGCGAGTCGGCGTCGATCTGGTACTGGCCGGCCACGTCGTGGTACTCGCTTTCGTCGGGAAAACGCTCGCGCTGGATCCGAGTGACGTAGAGCACGTCCAGCTCGGGAAGAATCGCCTCGATCTCTTCGTGCTCTTTGATAGATGCGCCTTCCTGGTGGAGGTCGTAGACGACCTCACGGGGCAGCGAGAGACTCTCCGGGCTAATAAAGTGCTGCGTGGCGCCGAAGTTCGTGAGGGCGTACGAAAGTGAGTGGACCGTCCGCCCGTACTTCAGATCGCCCATGATGCCGATCGTCAGATCCTCGAGACCGGCGTTTTCCCGGATCGTATAGAGGTCGAGTAGCGTCTGGGTCGGGTGCTGGCCCGCGCCGTCCCCGGCGTTGACCAGTGGCACGTCGACGAACTCGCTGGCCATCGTCGCCGACCCCTGCTTGGGGTGGCGCAAGACGAGCGCGTCCGCATAGCCCTCGAGGACCCGTACCGTATCGGCCAGCGTTTCGCCCTTCGTGACGCTCGACGATTCGAGTGCGCCCATATCCAGGACATCGCCACCCAGGCGCTTCATCGCCGTCTCGAAGCTGAGCTTCGTCCGCGTGCTCGGTTCGAAAAAGAGGAGCCCGAGCAGCCGCCCCTCGTGGCGGGTCGCGACGGCCGAGGGATCCTCGGCGATCGCCGCCGCGTGGTCGAGGACGTCCTCGATATCCGCCCGCGAGAGTTGTTTGCTCGTGATGAGATCTTCGTGTCGCATTCGTTCGAGTAGGCAGGTCCAGTCACCTTCAATCCACCCGTTCGCAGTCGCATTCGTCCCAATGGACTCCCGCGCGCTCGGGCCACTGCCGAGCGCTTCTCTCAGTGGTTGTAGGGCGGCTTCGGGACGGATCGGCCGCGCACTAACGCACACCGTGAGCAAAATACTTGAGATCATACCTACATTTTTCCGTGTGAACGAGAACTCCGCTACTGACGAACGCGACGAACTCGCGGGACGGGTCGAAACGTTAGAAACGCGTATTAACACTCAAACCACACAATTGCGGATTCTCTGGGGGATTGTACTTCTCGTCGGTATGTTCCGTATCACACCTCCCGGTGTCTGGTGGGCGCTGTTTCTCGTGCTTGTCATCGTTTTGGGTCTGACTCACGCCAGGTCAGATATCGTGTAGGCCTGCTCCGAGGAGGATATCCGTCGAAAATCGGCGTACGGCCTCGTCACCCGTACCGACCATCGCTCGGACGGCGCCGAGAGGTGCTACGGAAGTCCCATACTCTCGTATCAGAGATTCCCCAACGTGCTGCCTGCGGAACCGTTTTTTGCCTCGCCTGCGACCGCGCCCGTATGGGAGACATCGTCGTCCTTCGACGCGGAACGCACGGCGCGCCGGTATCCGAGTACGCCGAGGAGTTGCGAACGCGCCTGCCCGATTCGACCGTCTCGCTCGCCCGTACCCCGGACGAGG encodes:
- a CDS encoding PRC-barrel domain containing protein encodes the protein MCAQFSDDDVGKSVVNENGDEVGIVTAVEHGTAHVKPDPGVTDTIKAKLGWQGTDDESYPLQEPAIASVTDDAVHLQGDLGGTSTGRGTDTTGSREGTTSVGDDSGTRTDEPGSMTGQPGISDHDSQTTGSEAAGGSSVISSDDDDSMLGDDDDSMIGDDDDSMLGDDDDSMIGDDDDSMLGDDDSRVGDDDDGLIGDDDDSMIGDDDDSMLGDDDDSRIGDDDDSMIGDDDSRVGDDDDGLIGDDDDDLIGDDDDSMLGDDDDSRIGDDDDDDLIDDDTR
- the pyrI gene encoding aspartate carbamoyltransferase regulatory subunit; protein product: MTEEHSADDEHLRVSKIHSGTVIDHVRGGQALNVLAILGIDGSEGEELSVGMNVPSERLGRKDIVKVEGRELSQDEVDVLSLIAPDATINIVREYEVVGKHRVERPDVVEGVLSCPNPGCITGGNEPVDSRFDVLEGGVRCAYCGTIVREAFASLIDA
- the pyrB gene encoding aspartate carbamoyltransferase, whose translation is MRHEDLITSKQLSRADIEDVLDHAAAIAEDPSAVATRHEGRLLGLLFFEPSTRTKLSFETAMKRLGGDVLDMGALESSSVTKGETLADTVRVLEGYADALVLRHPKQGSATMASEFVDVPLVNAGDGAGQHPTQTLLDLYTIRENAGLEDLTIGIMGDLKYGRTVHSLSYALTNFGATQHFISPESLSLPREVVYDLHQEGASIKEHEEIEAILPELDVLYVTRIQRERFPDESEYHDVAGQYQIDADSLESARDDLTVMHPLPRVDEIAPEIDDTDHAAYFDQAHNGVPVRMALLDRLLGDSDD